A single genomic interval of Sulfurovum sp. TSL6 harbors:
- the arsC gene encoding arsenate reductase (glutaredoxin) (This arsenate reductase requires both glutathione and glutaredoxin to convert arsenate to arsenite, after which the efflux transporter formed by ArsA and ArsB can extrude the arsenite from the cell, providing resistance.), whose amino-acid sequence MANVTIWHNPRCSKSRNAVTLLEEKGVEADVVKYLDTPPTKEELVAVLKMLGISARELMRTKESIYKELNLKEETDEDKLIDAMVQNPKLIERPVVIKDGKAAIGRPIENIIDLLV is encoded by the coding sequence ATGGCAAATGTAACCATATGGCATAACCCAAGATGCTCTAAATCAAGAAATGCAGTGACACTTTTAGAAGAAAAAGGTGTTGAAGCAGACGTAGTGAAATACCTGGATACGCCCCCAACCAAAGAAGAACTTGTTGCAGTGCTTAAAATGCTGGGTATCTCTGCTAGAGAACTTATGAGAACCAAAGAATCCATCTATAAAGAATTGAATCTTAAAGAAGAAACTGATGAAGATAAACTTATAGATGCAATGGTACAAAATCCCAAGCTCATAGAGAGACCTGTTGTCATCAAAGACGGCAAAGCTGCCATTGGTCGTCCTATCGAGAATATTATCGATCTGCTTGTTTGA